Proteins encoded by one window of Ovis canadensis isolate MfBH-ARS-UI-01 breed Bighorn chromosome 14, ARS-UI_OviCan_v2, whole genome shotgun sequence:
- the MTSS2 gene encoding protein MTSS 2 isoform X1, translating to METAEKECGALGGLFQAIVNDMKSSYPIWEDFNSKATKLHSQLRTTVLAAVAFLDAFQKVADMATNTRGATRDIGSALTRMCMRHRSIETKLRQFTNALLESLINPLQERIEDWKKSANQLDKDHAKEYKRARHEIKKKSSDTLKLQKKARKGKGDLQPQLDSALQDVNDMYLLLEETEKQAVRRALTEERGRFCTFITLLQPVVNGELTMLGEITHLQGIIDDLVVLTAEPHKLPPASEQVITDLKGSDYSWSYQTPPSSPSSSSSRKSSMCSAPSSGSSAKGGGAPWPGGAQTCSPGPACRYRSLAQPAPAARLSSVSSHDSGFVSQEATYSKPPSPMPSDITSQKSSSSASSEASETCQSISECSSPTSDWARAGPHEQPAGTALQRRKDRVELLRDPEPGPAGGGAPGPSGEEAPRPRMSPATIAAKHGEEVSPAASDLAMVLTRGLSLEHQKSSRDSLQYSSGYSTQTTTPSCSEDTIPSQGSDYDCYSVNGDADGEGPPEFDKSSTIPRNSNIAQNYRRLIQTKRPASTAGLPTASGAPPGVATIRRTPSTKPTVRRTLSSAGPIPIRPPIVPVKTPTVPDSPGYVGPTRAGSEECVFYADEAAAALAPDLAKASPKRLSLPNTAWGSPSPEAAGYAGLAAQDDEEQQQQLAANRHSLVEKLGELVAGAHALAEGQFPFPSALSAAPTEETPAPPPAAPSEPPAEDMLVAIRRGVRLRRTVTNDRSAPRIL from the exons ATGGAGACGGCGGAGAAGGAGTGCGGCGCCCTGGGCGGGCTCTTCCAGGCCATCGTCAACGACATGAAG AGCTCCTACCCCATCTGGGAGGACTTCAACTCCAAGGCCACGAAGCTGCATTCCCAGCTGAG GACCACCGTGCTGGCTGCTGTGGCCTTCCTGGACGCCTTCCAGAAAGTGGCCGACATGGCCACCAACACCCGAG GGGCCACGCGGGACATCGGCTCGGCGCTCACGCGCATGTGCATGCGGCACCGCAGCATCGAGACCAAGCTGCGGCAGTTCACCAA CGCGCTGCTGGAGAGCCTCATCAACCCGCTGCAGGAGCGCATTGAGGACTGGAAGAAGTCGGCCAACCAGCTGGACAAGGATCACGCAAAAG AGTACAAACGAGCGCGGCACGAGATCAAGAAGAAGTCTTCGGACACGCTGAAGCTGCAGAAGAAAGCACGCAAAG ggaaAGGAGACCTGCAGCCTCAGCTGGACAGCGCCCTGCAGGACGTGAACGACATGTACCTGCTGCTGGAGGAGACGGAGAAGCAGGCGGTGCGCCGGGCCCTGACTGAGGAGCGTGGCCGCTTCTGCACCTTCATCACGCTCCTGCAGCCCGTGGTG AACGGCGAGCTGACTATGCTGGGGGAGATCACCCACCTGCAGGGCATCATCGACGACCTGGTGGTGCTGACCGCGGAGCCGCACAAGCTGCCCCCCGCCAGCGAGCAG GTGATCACAGACCTGAAGGGCTCAGACTACAGCTGGTCGTACCAGACCCCACCCTCATCACCTAGCAGCTCCAGCTCCCGGAAGTCCAGCATGTGCAG CGCCCCCAGCAGCGGGAGCAGCGCCAAGGGTGGCGGAGCCCCCTGGCCCGGGGGCGCCCAAACGTGCTCACCCGGCCCCGCCTGTCGCTACCGCAGCCTGGCGCAGCCCGCCCCTGCCGCCCGCCTCTCCAGCGTCTCCTCCCACGACTCCGGCTTCGTCTCCCAGGAAGCCACCTACTCCAAGCCCCCTTCGCCCATGCCTTCAGACATCACCAGCCAG AAGTCCTCCAGCTCCGCGTCCTCTGAGGCCTCAGAGACCTGCCAGTCTATTAGCGAGTGCAGCTCCCCGACCTCG GACTGGGCCAGGGCTGGCCCCCACGAGCAGCCCGCAGGCACCGCGCTGCAGCGGAGGAAGGACCGCGTGGAGCTCCTGCGAGACCCGGAGCCGGGCCCGGCCGGTGGGGGTGCCCCGGGCCCCAGTGGAGAGGAGGCCCCACGGCCCCGCATGTCCCCCGCCACCATCGCAGCCAAG CACGGGGAGGAGGTGTCCCCTGCTGCCAGCGACCTGGCCATGGTGCTGACCCGCGGCCTGAGCCTGGAGCACCAGAAGAGCAGCCGGGACTCCCTGCAGTACTCGAGCGGCTACAGCACGCAGACCACCACACCCTCGTGCTCCGAGGACACCATCCCCTCCCAAG GCTCTGACTACGACTGCTACTCCGTGAACGGGGACGCAGACGGCGAGGGGCCCCCCGAATTCGACAAGTCGTCCACCATCCCTCGCAACAGCAACATCGCCCAGAACTACCGCCGCCTGATCCAGACCAAGCGTCCGGCCTCCACCGCGGGGCTGCCCACCGCCTCGGGGGCGCCCCCCGGCGTGGCCACCATCCGCCGCACCCCGTCCACCAAGCCCACCGTGCGCCGCACCCTCTCCAGCGCCGGGCCCATCCCCATCCGGCCGCCCATCGTGCCGGTGAAGACGCCCACGGTGCCCGACTCCCCCGGCTACGTGGGGCCCACGCGGGCGGGCAGCGAGGAGTGCGTCTTCTATGCCGACGAGGCCGCCGCGGCCCTGGCGCCGGACCTGGCCAAGGCCTCACCGAAGAGGCTCAGCCTGCCCAACACGGCCTGGGGTAGCCCGTCCCCAGAGGCCGCCGGCTACGCGGGGCTGGCAGCCCAGGACGacgaggagcagcagcagcagctggccgCCAACCGGCACAGCCTGGTGGAGAAGCTCGGGGAGCTGGTGGCGGGCGCCCACGCGCTGGCCGAGGGCCAGTTCCCCTTCCCCTCCGCCCTGTCGGCCGCCCCCACGGAGGAGAcgcccgccccaccccccgccgcccccagcGAGCCTCCGGCCGAAGACATGCTGGTGGCCATCCGGCGCGGGGTGCGGCTCCGCAGGACCGTCACCAACGACAGGTCGGCGCCCCGCATCTTGTGA
- the MTSS2 gene encoding protein MTSS 2 isoform X2, whose translation METAEKECGALGGLFQAIVNDMKSSYPIWEDFNSKATKLHSQLRTTVLAAVAFLDAFQKVADMATNTRGATRDIGSALTRMCMRHRSIETKLRQFTNALLESLINPLQERIEDWKKSANQLDKDHAKEYKRARHEIKKKSSDTLKLQKKARKGKGDLQPQLDSALQDVNDMYLLLEETEKQAVRRALTEERGRFCTFITLLQPVVNGELTMLGEITHLQGIIDDLVVLTAEPHKLPPASEQVITDLKGSDYSWSYQTPPSSPSSSSSRKSSMCSLAQPAPAARLSSVSSHDSGFVSQEATYSKPPSPMPSDITSQKSSSSASSEASETCQSISECSSPTSDWARAGPHEQPAGTALQRRKDRVELLRDPEPGPAGGGAPGPSGEEAPRPRMSPATIAAKHGEEVSPAASDLAMVLTRGLSLEHQKSSRDSLQYSSGYSTQTTTPSCSEDTIPSQGSDYDCYSVNGDADGEGPPEFDKSSTIPRNSNIAQNYRRLIQTKRPASTAGLPTASGAPPGVATIRRTPSTKPTVRRTLSSAGPIPIRPPIVPVKTPTVPDSPGYVGPTRAGSEECVFYADEAAAALAPDLAKASPKRLSLPNTAWGSPSPEAAGYAGLAAQDDEEQQQQLAANRHSLVEKLGELVAGAHALAEGQFPFPSALSAAPTEETPAPPPAAPSEPPAEDMLVAIRRGVRLRRTVTNDRSAPRIL comes from the exons ATGGAGACGGCGGAGAAGGAGTGCGGCGCCCTGGGCGGGCTCTTCCAGGCCATCGTCAACGACATGAAG AGCTCCTACCCCATCTGGGAGGACTTCAACTCCAAGGCCACGAAGCTGCATTCCCAGCTGAG GACCACCGTGCTGGCTGCTGTGGCCTTCCTGGACGCCTTCCAGAAAGTGGCCGACATGGCCACCAACACCCGAG GGGCCACGCGGGACATCGGCTCGGCGCTCACGCGCATGTGCATGCGGCACCGCAGCATCGAGACCAAGCTGCGGCAGTTCACCAA CGCGCTGCTGGAGAGCCTCATCAACCCGCTGCAGGAGCGCATTGAGGACTGGAAGAAGTCGGCCAACCAGCTGGACAAGGATCACGCAAAAG AGTACAAACGAGCGCGGCACGAGATCAAGAAGAAGTCTTCGGACACGCTGAAGCTGCAGAAGAAAGCACGCAAAG ggaaAGGAGACCTGCAGCCTCAGCTGGACAGCGCCCTGCAGGACGTGAACGACATGTACCTGCTGCTGGAGGAGACGGAGAAGCAGGCGGTGCGCCGGGCCCTGACTGAGGAGCGTGGCCGCTTCTGCACCTTCATCACGCTCCTGCAGCCCGTGGTG AACGGCGAGCTGACTATGCTGGGGGAGATCACCCACCTGCAGGGCATCATCGACGACCTGGTGGTGCTGACCGCGGAGCCGCACAAGCTGCCCCCCGCCAGCGAGCAG GTGATCACAGACCTGAAGGGCTCAGACTACAGCTGGTCGTACCAGACCCCACCCTCATCACCTAGCAGCTCCAGCTCCCGGAAGTCCAGCATGTGCAG CCTGGCGCAGCCCGCCCCTGCCGCCCGCCTCTCCAGCGTCTCCTCCCACGACTCCGGCTTCGTCTCCCAGGAAGCCACCTACTCCAAGCCCCCTTCGCCCATGCCTTCAGACATCACCAGCCAG AAGTCCTCCAGCTCCGCGTCCTCTGAGGCCTCAGAGACCTGCCAGTCTATTAGCGAGTGCAGCTCCCCGACCTCG GACTGGGCCAGGGCTGGCCCCCACGAGCAGCCCGCAGGCACCGCGCTGCAGCGGAGGAAGGACCGCGTGGAGCTCCTGCGAGACCCGGAGCCGGGCCCGGCCGGTGGGGGTGCCCCGGGCCCCAGTGGAGAGGAGGCCCCACGGCCCCGCATGTCCCCCGCCACCATCGCAGCCAAG CACGGGGAGGAGGTGTCCCCTGCTGCCAGCGACCTGGCCATGGTGCTGACCCGCGGCCTGAGCCTGGAGCACCAGAAGAGCAGCCGGGACTCCCTGCAGTACTCGAGCGGCTACAGCACGCAGACCACCACACCCTCGTGCTCCGAGGACACCATCCCCTCCCAAG GCTCTGACTACGACTGCTACTCCGTGAACGGGGACGCAGACGGCGAGGGGCCCCCCGAATTCGACAAGTCGTCCACCATCCCTCGCAACAGCAACATCGCCCAGAACTACCGCCGCCTGATCCAGACCAAGCGTCCGGCCTCCACCGCGGGGCTGCCCACCGCCTCGGGGGCGCCCCCCGGCGTGGCCACCATCCGCCGCACCCCGTCCACCAAGCCCACCGTGCGCCGCACCCTCTCCAGCGCCGGGCCCATCCCCATCCGGCCGCCCATCGTGCCGGTGAAGACGCCCACGGTGCCCGACTCCCCCGGCTACGTGGGGCCCACGCGGGCGGGCAGCGAGGAGTGCGTCTTCTATGCCGACGAGGCCGCCGCGGCCCTGGCGCCGGACCTGGCCAAGGCCTCACCGAAGAGGCTCAGCCTGCCCAACACGGCCTGGGGTAGCCCGTCCCCAGAGGCCGCCGGCTACGCGGGGCTGGCAGCCCAGGACGacgaggagcagcagcagcagctggccgCCAACCGGCACAGCCTGGTGGAGAAGCTCGGGGAGCTGGTGGCGGGCGCCCACGCGCTGGCCGAGGGCCAGTTCCCCTTCCCCTCCGCCCTGTCGGCCGCCCCCACGGAGGAGAcgcccgccccaccccccgccgcccccagcGAGCCTCCGGCCGAAGACATGCTGGTGGCCATCCGGCGCGGGGTGCGGCTCCGCAGGACCGTCACCAACGACAGGTCGGCGCCCCGCATCTTGTGA
- the IL34 gene encoding interleukin-34, with protein MPQGLAWLRYLGILLGMALGNEGLEPWPLTRSDECAITGFLRDKLQYRNRLQYMKHYFPINYRVSVPYEGVLRTANITRLQRARVSQQELRYLWVLVSLSATEWVQEVLLEGHPSRKFLEEVHTLLLDVKQGLRGMEVSPQVEAVLNLLSAPGSLKLVRPKALLDNCFRVMELLYCPCCKESSVLNWQDCEAPQPQARSPASAQCEATQLYPLPQPPSTSLPRVLGPSAGPPTQ; from the exons ATCTTGGGATCCTCCTCGGCATGGCCTTGGGAAATGAGGGCTTGGAGCCATGGCCCTTGACCCGGAGCGACGAGTGCGCCATCACTGGCTTCCTGCGGGACAAGCTGCAGTACCGGAACCGCCTTCAGTACATG AAACACTACTTCCCCATCAACTACAGGGTCAGTGTGCCTTATGAGGGGGTGCTCCGAACAGCCAACATCACCAGACTG CAGCGGGCCCGGGTGAGCCAGCAGGAGCTGCGGTATCTGTGGGTCCTGGTGAGTCTCAGTGCTACTGAGTGGGTGCAGGAGGTGCTGCTCGAGGGCCACCCATCCCGGAAGTTCCTGGAGGAGGTGCACACACTACTGCTGGATGTCAAGCAGGGCCTGCGG GGCATGGAGGTCAGCCCCCAGGTGGAAGCAGTGTTGAACCTCCTGAGTGCGCCGGGAAGCCTGAAGCTGGTGCGGCCCAAAGCGCTGCTGGACAACTGCTTCCGGGTCATGGAGCTGCTCTACTGCCCTTGCT GTAAAGAAAGCTCTGTGCTAAACTGGCAGGACTGTGAGGCGCCTCAGCCTCAGGCTCGCAGCCCAGCCTCCGCACAGTGTGAAGCCACCCAGCTGTACCCTCTGCCCCAGCCGCCCTCCACCTCCCTGCCCCGCGTCCTGGGACCCTCGGCTGGCCCCCCAACTCAGTGA